Proteins encoded by one window of Halorubrum ruber:
- a CDS encoding ATP-dependent helicase, with the protein MNVVSETTDRSDEAAARALLRDAVECGAIPDPEFDPETVPIADADVLARLSPPVRRWWVERFGEYVGENGGFFTPPQREAIPHVNDGENCLVAAPTGSGKTLASFLAVLDDLFARDRAGNLENSVYCLYVSPLKSLANDIERNLEAPLAGIGDAVAAAEGGDGDSTSDADAAGESDNDEDPYDPGVRQAIRHGDTSKADRQAMLSETPHVLNTTPETLAILLNSPKFKEKLRTVEYVIVDEIHSLAANKRGTHLSVSLERLTELARNGERDGETEITRIGCSATVEPLDGIASFLVGRERVDGEVGDVDGFETRPCEVVDARFAREFDLELRTPAADLIHTPRSAVTDRFYESLRELIESHENTLVFTNSRSGAERTLQELRQRFDYDESDSGCHHGSLGEAQRTRVEEGLKSGELDVVTTSTSLELGIDMPHLDLVVQVGSPKSVAALLQRVGRAGHSPGETVEGRVFALDRDELIECATLLARAEDGFVDRVFPPEGAYDVAAQHVYGMAINRVRPDREVREVLRRAHPYRGFDDAAYERLFRYLTGDYDGLEEKNVYPKVWRDANDPPDGEHHYPDYPVGETLVGKRGRLARVIYMTNVGTIPDSFTCDVFTRDDEWVGTLDESYLDTLESGDVFALGGERFAFRYRRGSKVYVDRTSERPTVPSWFAERLPLSADLAREVLAFQAELLDRLAGDDPSAGPAAVRAWLREFPLDGNAVRALARMYDEQVRYAGPESVSTPDRIVVEEELDRNEYKRRFYVHSVYGRRFNDGLSRLVAAAVANRTDANVAVAVADRGFSLALPLNRKVDVAQILADLDSETVREDLRDAVQGTDLLQRYFRINAGRALLILKRYKGYEKSAAEQQVSAEMLLSFAADLEEFAVLEETYRELLEDRLDVDGIREAVGRIASGDLSVKHRVVDSPSPLAFGLATLVDSDTVIADDESAVLREFHARVMEEIGEAPRSAGSDEAADRDAGDHDAEPAADR; encoded by the coding sequence GTGAACGTCGTGAGCGAGACCACGGACCGGAGCGACGAGGCGGCCGCGCGGGCCCTCCTCCGAGACGCGGTCGAATGCGGCGCGATCCCGGACCCCGAGTTCGACCCGGAGACCGTGCCGATCGCGGACGCTGACGTCCTCGCGCGGCTCTCGCCGCCGGTCCGGCGCTGGTGGGTCGAGCGCTTCGGCGAGTACGTCGGCGAGAACGGCGGCTTCTTCACGCCCCCGCAGCGCGAGGCGATCCCCCACGTCAACGACGGCGAGAACTGTCTCGTGGCCGCGCCGACGGGCAGCGGCAAGACGCTCGCCTCCTTCCTCGCGGTCCTCGACGACCTCTTCGCCCGCGACCGCGCCGGCAACTTGGAGAACTCCGTCTACTGCCTCTACGTGTCGCCGCTGAAGTCGCTCGCGAACGACATCGAGCGCAACCTGGAGGCGCCCTTGGCCGGGATCGGCGACGCGGTCGCCGCGGCGGAGGGAGGCGACGGCGACTCGACGAGCGACGCCGACGCGGCCGGCGAGTCCGACAACGACGAAGACCCCTACGACCCCGGCGTCAGGCAGGCGATCCGCCACGGCGACACCTCGAAGGCGGACCGGCAGGCGATGCTCTCGGAGACGCCGCACGTGCTCAACACCACGCCGGAGACGCTGGCGATCCTGCTCAACTCGCCGAAGTTCAAGGAGAAGCTCCGCACCGTCGAGTACGTGATCGTCGACGAGATCCACTCGCTGGCCGCGAACAAGCGCGGCACGCACCTCTCCGTGTCGCTGGAGCGGCTGACCGAGCTGGCGCGGAACGGTGAGCGGGACGGAGAGACCGAGATCACCCGCATCGGCTGCTCGGCCACCGTCGAACCGCTCGACGGGATCGCCTCGTTCCTCGTCGGGCGCGAGCGCGTCGACGGCGAGGTCGGCGACGTCGACGGGTTCGAGACGCGCCCCTGCGAGGTGGTCGACGCCCGGTTCGCCCGCGAGTTCGACCTCGAACTCCGGACGCCCGCCGCCGACCTGATCCACACGCCGCGGTCGGCGGTGACCGATCGGTTCTACGAGTCGCTCCGCGAGCTGATCGAGTCCCACGAGAACACGCTGGTGTTCACGAACTCCCGGTCGGGCGCGGAGCGCACGCTTCAGGAGCTCCGCCAGCGGTTCGACTACGACGAGTCGGACTCCGGCTGTCACCACGGGAGCCTCGGCGAGGCCCAGCGCACGCGCGTCGAGGAGGGGCTGAAGTCGGGCGAGCTCGACGTGGTCACCACCTCGACGAGCCTGGAGCTCGGCATCGACATGCCGCACCTCGACCTCGTGGTTCAGGTCGGTTCGCCGAAGTCGGTCGCCGCCTTGCTCCAGCGCGTCGGGCGCGCGGGCCACAGCCCGGGCGAGACCGTCGAAGGGCGGGTGTTTGCGCTCGACCGCGACGAGCTGATCGAGTGCGCGACGCTGCTCGCGCGCGCCGAGGACGGGTTCGTCGACCGCGTGTTCCCGCCCGAGGGCGCCTACGACGTCGCCGCCCAGCACGTCTACGGGATGGCGATAAACCGGGTCCGGCCCGACCGCGAGGTCCGGGAGGTGCTGCGTCGGGCGCACCCGTACCGCGGCTTCGACGACGCGGCCTACGAGCGGCTGTTCCGGTACCTCACCGGCGACTACGACGGCCTCGAAGAGAAGAACGTCTACCCGAAGGTGTGGCGCGACGCCAACGACCCGCCGGACGGCGAGCACCACTACCCCGACTACCCGGTCGGCGAGACGCTCGTCGGGAAGCGCGGGCGGCTCGCGCGGGTCATCTACATGACGAACGTGGGGACGATCCCCGACTCGTTCACCTGCGACGTGTTCACGCGCGACGACGAGTGGGTCGGCACGCTCGACGAGTCGTACCTCGACACGCTGGAGTCGGGCGACGTGTTCGCCTTAGGCGGCGAGCGGTTCGCGTTCCGCTACCGACGCGGCTCGAAGGTGTACGTCGACCGCACGAGCGAGCGCCCGACCGTCCCCTCGTGGTTCGCCGAGCGCCTCCCGCTGTCCGCGGACCTCGCCCGCGAGGTGTTGGCGTTCCAAGCTGAACTCCTCGACCGGCTGGCCGGCGACGACCCGAGCGCCGGCCCGGCAGCGGTCCGCGCGTGGCTCCGCGAGTTCCCCCTCGACGGGAACGCGGTCCGCGCGCTCGCGCGGATGTACGACGAGCAGGTCCGGTACGCGGGCCCGGAGAGCGTATCGACGCCCGACCGCATCGTCGTCGAGGAGGAACTCGACCGCAACGAGTACAAGCGCCGCTTCTACGTCCACTCCGTCTACGGCCGCCGGTTCAACGACGGCCTCTCCCGGCTTGTCGCGGCTGCGGTCGCGAACCGGACAGACGCCAACGTCGCGGTCGCGGTCGCGGACCGCGGGTTCTCGCTCGCGCTCCCCTTGAACCGCAAGGTCGACGTGGCACAGATCCTCGCCGACCTCGACTCGGAGACCGTCCGCGAGGACCTCCGAGACGCCGTCCAGGGGACGGATCTCCTCCAGCGCTACTTCCGGATCAACGCCGGGCGGGCGCTCCTCATCCTGAAGCGGTACAAGGGGTACGAGAAGTCGGCCGCCGAACAGCAGGTGTCCGCCGAGATGCTGCTGTCGTTCGCGGCCGACCTGGAGGAGTTCGCGGTGTTAGAGGAGACGTATCGAGAGCTGCTGGAAGACCGGCTGGACGTCGACGGGATCCGCGAGGCGGTCGGACGGATCGCGAGCGGCGACCTCTCCGTGAAACACCGCGTCGTCGACTCGCCGAGCCCGCTCGCGTTCGGGCTGGCGACGCTCGTCGACTCCGACACCGTCATCGCCGACGACGAGTCGGCCGTCCTTCGGGAGTTCCACGCCCGCGTGATGGAGGAGATCGGCGAGGCGCCGCGGAGCGCCGGGAGCGACGAGGCCGCTGACCGCGACGCCGGAGACCACGATGCCGAACCGGCCGCGGACCGCTGA
- a CDS encoding SHOCT domain-containing protein yields the protein MIAFDSVAVTPLMGGMAGSGMAGGMMGGGTGGAMFVFPLVALFAVAALLVAGVLGAKLLASESDDGSDPSEPDEAPVERLKRRYAEGELTEAEFERALERELEREGTGGTDAGSRAETESTGEAARAG from the coding sequence ATGATAGCCTTCGACAGCGTCGCCGTCACCCCGCTGATGGGCGGCATGGCCGGGTCGGGAATGGCAGGCGGGATGATGGGGGGTGGGACGGGCGGCGCGATGTTCGTCTTTCCCCTCGTCGCGCTGTTCGCCGTCGCGGCGCTGCTCGTCGCGGGCGTCCTCGGCGCCAAGCTCCTCGCGAGCGAGTCCGACGACGGCTCGGACCCGAGCGAACCCGACGAGGCGCCGGTCGAGCGCCTCAAGCGACGGTACGCCGAGGGCGAGCTCACGGAGGCGGAGTTCGAGCGGGCGCTGGAGCGCGAACTGGAGCGCGAGGGCACCGGCGGAACCGATGCGGGGTCACGGGCGGAGACGGAGTCGACCGGAGAAGCCGCGCGGGCCGGGTGA
- the purS gene encoding phosphoribosylformylglycinamidine synthase subunit PurS, producing MTAYTATVTVRLKRGVLDPEAETTQQALERLGFELSDLRSADRFEVDLDAADADEAADRADEMAERLLANPTIHDYDVAVAER from the coding sequence ATGACCGCGTACACGGCGACGGTGACGGTCCGGCTGAAGCGGGGCGTCCTCGACCCGGAGGCCGAGACGACCCAGCAGGCGCTCGAACGGCTCGGGTTCGAGCTGTCCGACCTCCGCTCGGCGGACCGGTTCGAGGTCGACCTCGACGCCGCCGACGCCGACGAGGCCGCCGATCGCGCCGACGAGATGGCCGAGCGGCTGCTCGCGAACCCCACAATCCACGACTACGACGTCGCGGTCGCGGAGCGATGA
- a CDS encoding type I restriction enzyme HsdR N-terminal domain-containing protein yields the protein MDEETVSDYVERSLSLVESSPQMDEQNTRSRLIDPFIRDVLGWDFYSTEIEMEYSVQMGSSKKKVDYALFADGSPSLFVEAKGCDTTITDAHANQLRSYMRQEWVDWGLLTNGKTFAVFRLKKDGATPDVERLGESDLADLTANDWMLAALSKDSIQSGASTEIYQRVERRRQAISTLSEEKDDIADSIRETVVDRVGEVVSQPAESLSKTLVDDLIAELERDQSDSRVDGEADIQSSDPVETTGPSDASGSYVVELITGTGSTFVSGESQSDVMEETVDLLIENHGLIDAYAPLPYVPGQKIAMLNDEPNHPNGDEMRTYRQVGDDYYVYTSLNKRDKKRHLRNFADACGVDIDFTGEW from the coding sequence ATGGACGAGGAGACGGTGTCGGACTACGTCGAACGCTCTCTGTCGCTCGTCGAGTCGTCTCCGCAAATGGACGAGCAGAACACGCGGTCTCGACTGATTGATCCATTTATAAGGGATGTTCTCGGATGGGACTTCTACTCCACGGAAATCGAGATGGAATACTCGGTCCAGATGGGGTCTTCAAAGAAGAAGGTCGACTACGCGCTGTTCGCCGACGGATCTCCGTCGCTGTTCGTCGAAGCGAAAGGCTGTGACACGACGATTACCGACGCGCACGCCAACCAACTACGGAGCTACATGCGACAGGAGTGGGTTGACTGGGGACTGCTCACGAACGGAAAGACGTTCGCCGTGTTTCGACTTAAAAAAGACGGCGCTACCCCTGACGTTGAACGTCTCGGAGAATCCGATCTCGCCGACCTCACCGCGAACGATTGGATGCTCGCCGCGCTCTCGAAGGATTCGATTCAGTCGGGCGCCTCGACGGAGATTTATCAGCGAGTGGAGCGGCGACGGCAAGCGATTTCGACGCTGTCCGAAGAGAAGGACGACATCGCGGATTCGATCCGTGAGACGGTCGTCGATCGAGTCGGCGAAGTTGTCTCCCAACCGGCTGAGTCGCTGTCGAAGACGCTCGTCGACGATCTGATCGCGGAATTGGAACGAGATCAGAGTGACAGTCGAGTGGACGGTGAAGCTGATATCCAGTCGTCAGACCCCGTGGAGACCACCGGACCGTCGGACGCATCTGGATCGTACGTCGTGGAACTCATCACCGGAACTGGGTCAACGTTCGTCAGCGGTGAGAGCCAGTCAGACGTTATGGAGGAGACCGTGGATCTCCTCATCGAAAATCACGGCCTGATCGATGCGTACGCGCCACTTCCGTACGTTCCCGGACAGAAAATCGCGATGCTGAACGACGAGCCAAACCACCCGAACGGCGACGAGATGCGAACGTACCGGCAGGTCGGTGACGACTACTACGTCTACACATCTTTAAATAAACGCGACAAAAAACGCCATCTCCGCAATTTCGCCGACGCCTGTGGTGTCGACATAGATTTCACAGGCGAGTGGTGA
- the trpC gene encoding indole-3-glycerol phosphate synthase: MDDPDELAPAVRSILSAARDRADAAAGAGEAVSVSPRDLSAAFERAEADGRVPVIAEVKPTSPTTEGSREDDPVALAEGMVAGGAAALSVLTEPEHFGGSVDTLERVRDAVDVPVLRKDFVVEEAQLDAVESDVVLLIARFVGDDLPDLLAAARDRGFQVLVEVHDREELERALDAGATTIGVNNRDLAELVVDLGTFESVAPHVPDDVTLIAESGIGSPADVRRMRAAGADALLVGSAIMDGDVAANTRELVRAEADEDEDADPRLDDTTDTTETPT; encoded by the coding sequence ATGGACGATCCAGACGAGCTGGCGCCGGCGGTCAGGTCGATCCTGTCCGCCGCACGGGACCGCGCTGACGCGGCCGCGGGGGCCGGAGAGGCCGTCTCGGTCTCGCCCCGCGACCTCTCGGCGGCGTTCGAGCGGGCCGAGGCCGACGGGCGCGTCCCGGTGATCGCCGAGGTGAAGCCGACGAGCCCGACGACAGAGGGGAGCCGTGAGGACGACCCCGTCGCGCTCGCGGAGGGGATGGTCGCCGGCGGGGCGGCCGCGCTGAGCGTGCTCACCGAGCCGGAGCACTTCGGCGGGAGCGTCGACACGCTCGAACGCGTGCGCGACGCCGTCGACGTGCCGGTCCTCCGGAAGGACTTCGTCGTCGAGGAGGCGCAGTTGGACGCCGTCGAGAGCGACGTCGTCCTCCTGATCGCGCGGTTCGTCGGCGACGATCTCCCGGACCTGCTCGCGGCCGCCCGCGACCGCGGCTTTCAGGTCCTCGTCGAGGTCCACGACCGGGAAGAGTTAGAGCGCGCGCTCGACGCGGGCGCGACGACGATCGGCGTGAACAACCGCGACCTCGCGGAACTCGTCGTCGACCTCGGAACCTTCGAGTCCGTGGCGCCCCACGTCCCGGACGACGTCACGCTGATCGCGGAAAGCGGGATCGGCTCGCCCGCGGACGTCCGCCGGATGCGCGCGGCGGGCGCCGACGCCCTGCTCGTCGGCAGCGCGATCATGGACGGCGACGTGGCGGCGAACACGCGCGAACTGGTGCGGGCGGAGGCGGACGAGGACGAAGACGCGGACCCGAGACTCGACGACACGACTGACACCACGGAGACACCCACATGA
- the purQ gene encoding phosphoribosylformylglycinamidine synthase I: protein MTVAVVQFGGSNCDRDAVRALDHLDVDAERVWHEDGLPADPDGIVLPGGFSYGDYLRAGAMAARAPIMEDVRAAADDGVPVVGICNGAQIGSESGLTPGAFTTNASARFQCEPVHLRVERADTPWTAAYDEGDVIEVPIAHGEGRFEISEDAHADLVADDRVLFRYCDADGNVTDAANPNGSTDNVAGVLGERETVAVLMPHPERATLPDLGRSTDGAGILEAFA, encoded by the coding sequence GTGACGGTCGCCGTCGTTCAGTTCGGCGGCTCGAACTGCGACCGCGACGCCGTCCGCGCGCTGGACCACCTCGACGTCGACGCTGAGCGCGTCTGGCACGAGGACGGCCTCCCGGCCGACCCCGACGGGATCGTCCTCCCTGGCGGGTTCTCCTACGGCGACTACCTCCGCGCCGGCGCGATGGCGGCTCGCGCGCCGATTATGGAAGACGTCCGCGCGGCGGCCGACGACGGCGTTCCCGTGGTCGGGATCTGTAACGGCGCGCAGATTGGATCGGAGTCCGGGCTGACGCCGGGCGCGTTCACCACGAACGCCTCCGCGCGCTTCCAGTGCGAGCCGGTCCACCTGCGCGTCGAGCGCGCGGACACGCCGTGGACCGCCGCCTACGACGAGGGCGACGTGATCGAGGTCCCCATCGCCCACGGCGAGGGGCGCTTCGAGATAAGCGAGGACGCCCACGCCGACCTCGTCGCGGACGACCGCGTGCTCTTCCGCTACTGCGACGCCGACGGCAACGTCACCGACGCGGCCAACCCGAACGGCTCCACCGACAACGTCGCGGGCGTCCTCGGTGAGCGCGAGACGGTCGCGGTGCTGATGCCCCACCCCGAGCGCGCCACGCTCCCGGACCTCGGCCGCAGCACCGACGGCGCGGGAATCCTCGAAGCGTTCGCCTGA
- a CDS encoding MGMT family protein, with protein sequence MSVSGTSGVFAREFDVIDRTVQIGFAGGRVISVSFPAEPPGDADGDHDLLDRIDAYLGGERDEFAEVALGLTVPTDQREVLESLRSVPYGEEVSVSRLARLGGFDPDDPDDLETVTGALDDNPIPIFLPDHRVSGGPYATPGDVRSAFRRVEGL encoded by the coding sequence ATGAGTGTATCGGGCACGTCCGGCGTTTTCGCCCGCGAGTTCGACGTCATCGACCGGACAGTCCAGATAGGTTTCGCCGGCGGTCGCGTCATCTCGGTGTCGTTCCCCGCCGAACCGCCGGGGGATGCCGACGGCGACCACGACCTGTTGGACCGGATCGACGCGTACCTCGGCGGCGAGCGCGACGAGTTCGCCGAGGTGGCGCTCGGCCTCACCGTGCCGACCGACCAGCGGGAGGTGTTGGAGTCGCTCCGGAGCGTGCCGTACGGCGAGGAGGTCTCCGTGAGCCGGCTCGCGCGGCTCGGCGGGTTCGATCCCGACGACCCGGACGACTTAGAGACCGTGACCGGCGCGCTCGACGATAACCCGATCCCCATCTTCCTGCCGGACCACCGTGTGAGCGGCGGGCCGTACGCGACGCCGGGCGACGTCCGGAGCGCGTTCCGGCGCGTGGAAGGGTTATAA
- the ilvD gene encoding dihydroxy-acid dehydratase translates to MSEQQPRSDDDERRRRREDTDRFAGGKGEELRSREVTEGPDKAPHRAMFRAMGFDDEDLSSPIIGVPNPAADITPCNVHLDDVADAALDGIDAAGGMPIEFGTITISDAISMGTEGMKASLISREVIADSVELVSFGERMDALVTVAGCDKNLPGMMMAAIRTDLPSVFLYGGSIMPGQHDGRDVTIVQVFEGVGTYAQGDMEANELDDLERNACPGAGSCGGMFTANTMASLSEALGLAPLGSASPPAEDEARYAVAERAGELAMDCIENDRRPSDILSRESFENAIAVQTAMGGSTNAVLHLLALAGEADVDLSIEDFDEISRRTPKIADLQPGGSRVMNDLHEVGGVPVVLRRLLEADLLHGDAMTVTGRTLAEEIAELEEQGDLPADDEIEADFLYSVDEPKEEEGAIKILDGNLAPDGSVLKVTGDDEFYHEGPARVFENEEDAMEYVQSGGIESGDVIVIRNEGPRGGPGMREMLGVTAAVVGAGHEDDVALLTDGRFSGATRGPMIGHVAPEAAVGGPIGLIEDGDHVTVDIPERDLTVDLSDEELDERREAWDAPEPPYEGGILAKYGRDFASAADGAVTNPRLTRDL, encoded by the coding sequence ATGAGCGAACAGCAGCCAAGATCCGACGATGACGAGCGCCGTCGTCGCCGGGAGGACACGGACCGATTCGCCGGCGGGAAAGGCGAGGAGCTGCGGAGCCGCGAGGTGACCGAGGGGCCGGACAAGGCGCCGCACCGCGCGATGTTCCGCGCGATGGGGTTCGACGACGAGGACCTCTCCTCGCCCATCATCGGCGTGCCGAACCCGGCGGCCGACATCACGCCGTGTAACGTCCACCTCGACGACGTGGCGGACGCCGCGCTCGACGGGATCGACGCCGCCGGCGGGATGCCCATCGAGTTCGGGACGATCACCATCTCCGACGCCATCTCGATGGGGACGGAGGGGATGAAGGCGAGCCTCATCTCGCGGGAGGTCATCGCCGACTCCGTCGAGCTCGTCTCCTTCGGCGAGCGGATGGACGCGCTGGTGACCGTCGCGGGCTGCGACAAGAACCTCCCCGGGATGATGATGGCCGCGATCCGGACGGACCTCCCGAGCGTCTTCCTCTACGGCGGCTCGATCATGCCCGGGCAACACGACGGGCGCGACGTGACTATCGTCCAGGTGTTCGAGGGCGTCGGGACGTACGCGCAGGGCGACATGGAGGCCAACGAGCTCGACGACTTGGAGCGCAACGCCTGCCCCGGCGCGGGGTCGTGCGGCGGGATGTTCACGGCGAACACGATGGCGTCGCTCTCGGAGGCGCTCGGGTTAGCGCCGCTCGGATCCGCCTCGCCGCCCGCCGAGGACGAGGCGCGCTACGCGGTCGCGGAGCGCGCGGGCGAGCTCGCGATGGACTGCATCGAGAACGACCGCCGCCCCTCCGACATCCTCTCGCGGGAGTCGTTCGAGAACGCGATCGCGGTCCAGACCGCGATGGGCGGCTCGACGAACGCGGTGCTCCACCTGCTCGCGCTCGCGGGCGAGGCCGACGTCGACCTCTCGATCGAGGACTTCGACGAGATCTCGCGGCGGACGCCGAAGATCGCGGACCTCCAGCCCGGCGGGAGCCGCGTGATGAACGACCTCCACGAGGTCGGCGGCGTGCCGGTCGTGCTCCGGCGCCTGCTGGAGGCCGACCTGCTCCACGGCGACGCGATGACCGTGACCGGCCGGACGCTCGCCGAGGAGATCGCGGAGCTGGAAGAACAGGGCGACCTGCCGGCCGACGACGAGATTGAGGCGGACTTCCTCTACTCCGTCGACGAGCCGAAGGAGGAGGAGGGCGCCATCAAGATCCTCGACGGGAACCTCGCGCCGGACGGCTCGGTGCTGAAGGTGACCGGCGACGACGAGTTCTACCACGAGGGCCCCGCCCGCGTGTTCGAGAACGAGGAGGACGCGATGGAGTACGTCCAGTCGGGCGGCATCGAGTCCGGCGACGTGATCGTCATCCGCAACGAGGGGCCCCGCGGCGGGCCCGGGATGCGCGAGATGCTCGGCGTCACCGCCGCGGTCGTCGGCGCGGGCCACGAGGACGACGTGGCGCTGCTCACCGACGGCCGCTTCTCGGGCGCCACCCGCGGCCCGATGATCGGCCACGTCGCGCCCGAGGCCGCCGTCGGCGGGCCGATCGGCCTCATCGAGGACGGCGACCACGTCACGGTCGACATCCCCGAGCGCGACCTGACGGTAGACCTCTCCGACGAGGAGCTCGACGAGCGCCGCGAGGCGTGGGACGCGCCCGAACCGCCGTACGAGGGCGGCATCCTCGCGAAGTACGGCCGCGACTTCGCCTCCGCCGCCGACGGCGCGGTGACGAACCCGCGGCTCACGCGAGACTTATAA
- a CDS encoding VOC family protein, producing MKARHIDHVNLRIPADGADDAREFYGERLGFGIEDALYAADEKPFFDVRLSATAVIHLWPTDEFERPTKTNYDHVAVVVEESVDEIEAELAEAGVEVEKTLDSPLGATGEAGAVYVRDPFGYRVELKARV from the coding sequence GTGAAGGCACGCCACATCGACCACGTCAACCTCCGGATCCCCGCGGACGGCGCCGACGACGCCCGCGAGTTCTACGGCGAGCGGCTCGGCTTCGGCATCGAGGACGCGCTGTACGCGGCCGACGAGAAGCCGTTCTTCGACGTGCGGCTCTCGGCGACCGCCGTGATCCACCTCTGGCCGACCGACGAGTTCGAGCGGCCGACGAAGACGAACTACGACCACGTCGCGGTCGTCGTCGAGGAGTCGGTCGACGAGATCGAGGCCGAGCTGGCCGAGGCCGGCGTGGAAGTCGAGAAGACGCTCGACTCGCCGCTCGGCGCGACCGGCGAAGCCGGCGCGGTGTACGTCCGAGACCCGTTCGGCTACCGGGTGGAACTGAAGGCGCGGGTTTGA
- a CDS encoding formyltetrahydrofolate deformylase, which translates to MTRELTEITVVGGDKTGLIARVTSLLFERGINIEDLDQAVREGVFRMTTRVDASEMETSRGELRRALAELGRELDVDIQVRFPSDRDARRVALLVTKETHAPEALLEAEANGELADEGAEAEIPVVIGNRGDLRSLAERYDKPFYDVGDGNGNTDEGRLLDLLAEYDVDLIALARYMRILSPEVVFRYEGRIINVHPSLLPAFPGAEAYRQAKDAGVRIAGVTAHYVTTDLDQGPVIAQRAFDVPPGADVDEIKRRGQPLEAEVLLNAVRLHLADAIAVHRGTVHVREDADVDAQFGLSDAAIDANPDEPVDGEPLGRSAVSPSDD; encoded by the coding sequence ATGACCCGCGAACTGACCGAGATCACGGTCGTCGGAGGAGACAAGACCGGACTCATCGCGCGGGTCACCTCCCTGCTGTTCGAGCGGGGAATCAACATCGAGGACCTCGATCAGGCGGTCCGCGAAGGCGTCTTCCGGATGACGACCCGCGTCGACGCGTCGGAGATGGAGACGTCCCGGGGCGAGCTCCGCCGCGCGCTCGCTGAACTTGGTCGCGAGCTCGACGTCGACATCCAGGTCCGCTTCCCGAGCGACCGCGACGCCCGCCGCGTCGCGCTGCTCGTCACGAAGGAGACGCACGCGCCCGAGGCCCTGCTGGAGGCCGAGGCCAACGGCGAGCTGGCCGACGAGGGCGCGGAGGCGGAGATCCCCGTCGTCATCGGCAACCGCGGCGACCTCCGCTCGCTCGCGGAGCGGTACGACAAGCCGTTCTACGACGTGGGCGACGGCAACGGCAACACCGACGAGGGCCGCCTCCTCGACCTGCTCGCGGAGTACGACGTTGACCTCATCGCGTTGGCCCGCTACATGCGCATCCTCTCGCCGGAGGTCGTCTTCCGGTACGAGGGCCGGATCATCAACGTCCACCCCTCGCTGCTGCCGGCGTTCCCCGGCGCGGAGGCGTACCGGCAGGCGAAGGACGCGGGCGTCCGCATCGCGGGCGTCACCGCCCACTACGTCACGACCGACCTCGACCAGGGCCCGGTCATCGCTCAGCGCGCCTTCGACGTGCCGCCGGGCGCCGACGTCGACGAGATCAAGCGCCGCGGGCAACCCCTCGAAGCCGAGGTGCTGCTCAACGCCGTGCGACTTCACCTCGCGGATGCCATCGCGGTCCACCGCGGCACCGTCCACGTGCGCGAGGACGCCGACGTCGACGCCCAGTTCGGGCTCAGCGACGCCGCTATCGACGCGAACCCCGACGAGCCCGTCGACGGCGAGCCGCTCGGCCGATCCGCCGTGTCGCCCTCGGACGACTGA
- the cmk gene encoding (d)CMP kinase encodes MSGTSPEPDRRIDRNLFVTVSGPPGCGATTLVEGVAEALDCGYVSGGELFREIAAERDMSLSQLIAETGESEEIDRALDRRLRRIAEKWGAANKAFVLESRLAGWIAGNRADIRIWLDAPDEVRADRTAAREEMTSEMQVREVIEEQRYKSYYGIDLSDRSIYDLVINTGRWDQEATLDLALTGIEGYDVTADEGAFDTPDFDI; translated from the coding sequence ATGAGCGGCACCTCGCCGGAGCCCGACAGACGGATCGACCGGAACCTGTTCGTCACCGTCTCCGGCCCGCCGGGCTGCGGGGCCACGACGCTCGTCGAGGGCGTCGCCGAGGCGCTCGACTGCGGCTACGTCTCCGGGGGTGAGCTGTTCCGCGAGATCGCCGCCGAGCGCGACATGAGCCTCTCGCAGCTGATCGCGGAGACCGGCGAGTCCGAGGAGATCGACCGCGCGCTCGACCGCCGGCTCCGCCGGATCGCCGAGAAGTGGGGCGCCGCGAACAAGGCGTTCGTGCTGGAGTCGCGGCTCGCGGGCTGGATCGCCGGTAACCGCGCCGACATCCGGATCTGGCTCGACGCCCCCGACGAGGTCCGCGCGGACCGCACGGCCGCCCGCGAGGAGATGACCTCGGAGATGCAGGTCCGCGAGGTCATCGAGGAACAGCGGTACAAGTCCTACTACGGCATCGATCTGTCCGACCGCTCTATCTACGACCTCGTCATCAACACGGGCCGGTGGGACCAGGAGGCGACGCTGGACCTGGCGCTCACCGGGATCGAGGGGTACGACGTCACCGCCGACGAGGGGGCGTTCGACACGCCCGACTTCGATATCTGA